A window of Thermoanaerobaculia bacterium genomic DNA:
CGAGGAGCGTCGCGCCGAAATCGCCGACGGAACGGGCGAACGCGAGGATCGCGGCGGACGCGAGGCCGCGCGACGCCGTCGGGAGCGTCACGCGAGCGAAGACTTTCGCGTCGGACGCGCCGAGGAGCCGGGCGGCATCCTCCCAGCGGGGATCGACGGCCGCGAGGGCCGTCCTCGCGGTCACGAAGAAGAGGGGAAACGAGACGCACGCGGCGGCGACGACGGCTCCCTTCCAGTCGAACACGAGCGGAATCCCGTGCCGTTCCAGGAAACGGCCGAGCGCGGTCGAACGGCCGAGGAGGAGCAGCAGATACCAGCCGAGCGTCGTCGGAGGGAGGACGAGGGGGAGCAGCAGCGCGGACTCCGCGAACGGATTCCCCCGCCTCGCGAAGCGGTGCGCGAGGGGAAGGCCGACGACCGCGGCGAGCGCGGTCGAACAGAGCGCGATCCGGAACGTCAGCAGGAGAGGCGTCCAGACGCTCACGGCAGCCGGTATCCGTACCGGGCCCAGACCTCGCGCCCCGCGGCGGCCCGCAGGAAATTCGAGAATGCCGCGGCGTCGGCAGCGTGCGCGCCACCGGCGACGATCGCGAGCTCCTGGCGGATCGGAGGGTACAGATTCGACGGAATCGTGTATTTCGAAAGGCCCGAACCACGAGCCTCCGACTCGGCGGCGAATCCCGCGTCGGCGTCTCCCGTCTCCACGTATCGCAGCGCATCGCGGACCGTCTCCGCGAACACGAGGCGAGGACGGAGGGTTTCGGAGAGTCCCAGGTTCTCCAGAACGCCCATCGCGGCCCGGCCGTACGGCGCGGTCCTGGCGTTGGCGAGCGCGATTCTCCGGAGAGCCGGATTCGCGAGATCGCGGACCGACGAGATCCCCGGCCGGCCGCGTGCCGTGACGACGACGAGCGCTCCGACGGCGTACGGCGCACGGCTTCCCGGCACGATCCGGCCTTTCGACTCGAGAGCCGCGACGAATCCCGCGTCGGCGGACAGAAAGAGGTCGAACGGAGCGCCCTCTTCGATCTGCCGCGCGAGGATGCCCGAAGCGCCGTACGACACGACGACGCGCGTGCCGGTGCGGGCCTCGAACGCCGCGCGGAGCTCTTCGAGCGCGGGTCGGACGTTCGCCGCGGCCGCGACGGTCAGGGAGGGGGTTTTCGCCGCCCGCGCTCCCGGCGCCAGGAGAACGAGCGCCGCCGCCGCGATTTTTCGAGAGATCACCGGGCCCGGAGTCTATCGCGGCGGACGCCGCCGGACCCGAAAGGACGACGGCCCGGCCCCTTGATTCGTCCAGCTCGCGCCTGACGTCGCGGTCCGAGAACCGGTCGCGCGAGACAACGGGAAGGAGGATGGGGCGAGCGATGGGACTTGAACCCACGACATC
This region includes:
- the modA gene encoding molybdate ABC transporter substrate-binding protein is translated as MISRKIAAAALVLLAPGARAAKTPSLTVAAAANVRPALEELRAAFEARTGTRVVVSYGASGILARQIEEGAPFDLFLSADAGFVAALESKGRIVPGSRAPYAVGALVVVTARGRPGISSVRDLANPALRRIALANARTAPYGRAAMGVLENLGLSETLRPRLVFAETVRDALRYVETGDADAGFAAESEARGSGLSKYTIPSNLYPPIRQELAIVAGGAHAADAAAFSNFLRAAAGREVWARYGYRLP
- the modB gene encoding molybdate ABC transporter permease subunit is translated as MSVWTPLLLTFRIALCSTALAAVVGLPLAHRFARRGNPFAESALLLPLVLPPTTLGWYLLLLLGRSTALGRFLERHGIPLVFDWKGAVVAAACVSFPLFFVTARTALAAVDPRWEDAARLLGASDAKVFARVTLPTASRGLASAAILAFARSVGDFGATLLVAGNIPGRTQTLSIAIYDAFSAGDDRRAAALVAVTTVLAYAALLAAHRSLPRRWQ